From the genome of Ardenticatenales bacterium:
CCCAGCATCAGTTTCGATGGCAGCCGCCTCATTTACACCTCCTACGCCACCAACATCGTCCCCAACGACTCCAACCGCGAGGAATTTATCCGCGACGGCAACGATGTCTTCCTGTACGAATGGGGGAGCAACACGAATGTGCGCATCAGCGTGGACGTGTTCGGCCAGCAGGTGATTGGCAACAGCTTTGGCGGTGTCATTTCCGGCAACGGTCGGTACGCCTATTTTGTTTCCGAAGCGCCCAACCTCATTCCCGGTATTTCGCCCGACCCGACCAGTTGCAGCGACCCCATCCTCGTGGGCATTCACTGCGGCCTCATTTATCGCAAAGACCTGGACACCGGCGCGCTGGAAGTTCTGGACAATGACGCCTACGATGGCCTCCCCTCCAACGGTGTTCACGTCATGGGTAACGTCGATTACAGTGGTCGCTACCTCGTCTTCTACTCCTACGCCACCAATCTGGCTCCGGGGGCGCTGGGCGGCGGCGAATTCTACAACGTCTACCTCTACGATCACCAAACGGACAGCTTTACGTTGGTGAGCAAGAACCCCAACGGCGGCGGCGGTGGCAATGCGGACAGCGGGCAGACGCGCATCAGCCCTGATGGGAAATACATCATCTTCAAATCGGACGCCACCAATCTCGTCGCCGGTGACACCAACGACCAGCCCGACGCTTTCCTTTACGAGGTGGCAACGGGGCAAATTCGCCGCGTCAATATGACGCAGAGCGGTGATCAGACCAATGGCCTTTCGCGCGAGCTGTCCATTTGTGAGGGCGGGCGCATTGTCACTTTTAGCACGGACGCGAACAACGTGATCCCCAATGACACCAACGGCGTGCGCGACATCTTCTTCTATGACATGGTCAGCGACCAGGTGCGCGTCGTCAGTCAGGCTCCTGGCGGGCAGCTAGGCGATCTGGCTTCGCACAAGGCGGTGGTTTCCCCTGACTGCCACGGCATGGCGATTTCCTCGGAAGCGACCAACTTCATTCCCGGCGACGGCAACGGGAAACGGGACATCTTCTGGGCGGAGATTGTGCGTCCGGCCACGTTCCTGGCCTCCACGCTCACGGCGCCACCTTCCGCCGTGCCGGGCGAGACGATCAAGTACAAATTGCATGTGGTCAACAGCGGTGATGAGGCGGGCGCGGCGACGGTTTATGTGCCCATTCCTGCCGGTGCGACGTATGTTGCCGGCAGCGTGTCGTTGGGCGGCAGCTACAATGCGGCGCAGAATCGCATCGAATGGAGCGGTAGTCTGGATGGCGGCCTCAGCCTGACCATCTCCTACGACGTAGTGATAGACCCCGGATTGACGGCGTTTACGTTGGTGCGCAGCAGCGGCAGCGTCACCAGTGGCTCCGTCACGGGCAACGTCAGCAACACGGTTGCCGTGAATGCGACGAATTGGACTTTTCTGCCTGTGTCGGCGCAGTCAAGCGTTGTTTATCCTTGATGGATTTGTACTCGAGTGGTGAAATCCACTGATGGTGATTGGAGTCGAGGCTTTAGCCGGGTCAACCCTTATATCTGGGCCGGCTGAAGCTTCCACGCCAAAAACGCCAGAGTCCAGTTGCGTAAACGATTACATAAACGATTGCCTAAGGGTGTGTTTCATTTCAATTGACTGTTGCTTGCTGTAGGACAATTCGCTGAATTGTCCTCCGCCGTGAAGGGACAATTTAGGCAAATTGTCCTACGGCGCGGGCAGCCTGAGCAACCCATTTGAAACACACCCATTGCCTAAACCATTGCGAACCATTCGCCAGTTTGCCCATTCGCGCTCACTGCGCCAGGGAATGGTGCTCATCTTGGGCACAACCCTGGCCTACGGCCTCGACTACCTCTTTAACCTTGTCGCCGGGCGCATCCTCGCACCGCCCCAGTTCGGCACCCTTGTCGCCCTGGCGGGGGCCGGTCAGGTGCTGGTCGTGGCCTCCCGCGTCATCCAGACCGTCATCACCCGCTACGTCACCGAATTCCAGTCCGGGCCAGATGGCGCGACGCGCACCGCCGCCTTCTTTCGCCGCATCTTTCCCGCCGCCTGGGCGTGGGGCGGGGGCGTCACGGTGCTGTTGCTGCTATTGAGCGTACCATTTGCCCGTTTCCTGCGCACCGACGACGTACCCGCCGTGATGGCCCTGGTGATTGCCGCCGTGTTGATGGCCGTGCGCCCGGTGGTGGGGGGCGTGCTGCAAGGGACACAGCGATTTGCCGCTCTGGGCAGCGTGCAGATTGTGCAGGCGGGGCTGCGTCTGGTGGCGGGCGTTCTCTTGATGCTGGCGGGGTGGGGCGCGTTTGGGGCGATGGCGGCGCTGCCGGTTGCCAGCGGCGCGGCGCTGCTGTTTGGCCTGTGGCTGCTGGGCAAGGATGTGTGGCGACCCACGCCGGGCGCGCGTCATCAGGTGGCTTTCGCGGATCTGCTGCGCTACGGTTCCTACGCCGGCGCGGGCTTGATCGGGTACGCACTGCTGGCGAATATGGATGCGATCCTGGCGCGGCGCTTCTTTACGCCGGAGATGGCCGGCAATTATGGCGCGGCGGTGACGCTGGGGAAGGTGGTGCAGTTCTTCCCGCTGGCGATTGTGATGATCTTGTTCCCGAAGGCGGCGCAACGACGGGCGGAAAAACGGGATCCTGCCGGCATTCTCCTCCCGGCGATGTTGATTGTGGGCTTGCTCTGCGGCGGCGTGGCCCTCGTCTACTTTCTCTTTCCCGACGCCATCGTGCGCCTCACCCTCGGCAGCGAATATCAGGTGTCCGGGTTGCTTTTGGGGCTGCTGGGCGTGGCGATGACGCTGCTCTCCCTGGCGAATGTGTGGCTCAACTACTTCCTCTCGCTCAACCTGACCGGGTATGTGTACCTGGTGTGGGTGGCGATTGTGCTGCAGGCGGTGTTGATGGCGTTGTTTCATGGCGCGTTGTGGCATTTGCCGGCCATTGCCACCGGAACGGGGTTGTGGTTGACGCTGGCCGGGGGCGTGATGTTCTGGCGGGCGCGGCGGCGGGGGTTGGCGGGGATGGGGGACTGACGTGCATCCCAAGTTGCTCACTTTTCGCTATAAGTTGTTTCGTTATCGGGCGGTGGAGCGGGCGTTAGTTGCCGGCATTGGCGCGGGACGACTGCTGGACATTGGCTGTGGCGATGGCGAAAATCTGTTGCGTTTTGCCGGCCTGCCCGCCCGCCGCGTGGGCTTGGAGGTTTCCGGGCCGCGGCTGCGCCAGGCGCGCGCCCACGGCCTGGACGTGCTGCAAGCGACGGGCACGCGGCTACCCTTCCCGGACGCCGCCTTCGACATGATTTACGTGGCGCACGTGCTGCACCACGTCGCCGACTACCCCGCCGTCCTCGCGGAAATTCGCCGCTGCCTGGCCCCCGGCGGCGTGTTGTTCCTGGTGGAAACCGTCACCGACCACCCGCTGCTGCGCCTGGCGCGCCGCCTATATCCCGTCTGGCGCGGTGACGCGGTGGAGGCCGACTGGCGCTACGCGGACCTGGTGCAAATACTGGAGCGGGCCGGCTTCCAGGTGCGGCAAAGCGGGCGCTACAATCTGCTGTTCTTCCTCTGGGAGATGTTCCCCCTTGCCTTTTGGCCGCTGGAAATCTTCACGCCCATCTTCGTTTACCTGGACCTGCTGCTGGCGAAATTCCTCTCCCGCTATGCCGTACACTGCTATTTTGTCGCGGCGGTCAGCTAAAGAAAAGTCTGCATAGACAATAGACGGGTTGCAAGACGGATTGAAATCAGTATGATTGAGCCGAATTTAGGACTTGCGTTCCATAAAATGAGGAAATCATCATGACTTTACCCCTTTTCAGTGGCCCGGTAGAGGTTTCCGCGAAGTATGACGAAAGTGCGGACGTGGTCTTGTTTGGCGGCGACGTCAACGCATTTGTTGATACACTCCCCGCCGACTCCGTCAAACTCATTGTCACCTCACCGCCCTATAATCTGGGCAAGGCTTATGAGGATCGCGTTTCTATTGAGGCTTATCTCGACAAACAAGCGGAGACGATTGAGAAACTCTACCACGTATTGCATCCGCGAGGGAGCATTTGCTGGCAGGTCGGAAATTTCGTGGAGGATGGGGAAGTGTTCCCCCTGGACATTTACTACTATCCGATCTTTAAGCGTCTTGGGCTATACCTGCGCAACCGCATCGTCTGGCACTTTGGGCATGGCCTGCATACGAGCAAGCGGTTTTCGGGCCGTTATGAAACGATCCTCTGGTTCACAAAAGGGAAGGCGTATACGTTTAACCTCGACCCGGTGCGCGTGCCGTCCAAGTATCCGGGGAAACGGCATTATAAGGGGCGAAATAAGGGGAAGCCTTCCGGAAATCCCAAAGGGAAGAACCCGTCTGATGTCTGGCAAGGTTTGGCCGCGGAATGGGAGGGAGGGTTTTGGGAGATACCCAATGTGAAATCCAATCATCCTGAGAAAACGGTCCACCCGTGCCAGTTTCCGGTGGAATTGGTGGAACGGTGTGTGTTGGCGCTGACGGATGAGGGTGACTGGGTTTTTGACCCCTACGCCGGAGTGGGTTCGGCACTAATTGCGGCGATTAAGCAGGGGCGCAAGGCCATGGGAAGTGGAAAGGAACCGGCGTATGCGGAGATTGCCAGGGAACGAATTGCCGCTTACTACGGTGGCGCGTTGCGGTTGCGACCGATGGGGAAGCCGGTACACAAACCTTCCGGGAATGAAAAAGTGGCGCAGATTCCACCGGAATGGGATGCGGGCGAACAGCAGTGGCTTTTCGAGAAGAAGGAGTGGTATCAGTGAGAATTGGCGGTATCTATTCTTTCAAAGGCGGTAGGGAGACAATTGAAGCCCATTTCGCCGGGGAATTGCAAGAGATTGAGCAAACTATTGCTGATCTTGGGAGTCACAGTATGATCTTATTCGCAAAGCGATCATGATGCTGCTGCAAGTTGAACGATGACAAGATTACTTTTGATTGCCCTGGACGGAGCGACGTGGGATTTGTTGCGGCCGTGGATGAATGCCGGCAGATGCAAAAACCCCCGTTAGCGGAAATTGTCTAGCAAGGCGCGGATGCCGGCAAGATTGTCGTTCCAATCCGCGTCCGTATAACTGGGCAGTAGCACGGAGATGGCGGGGATGCCCTGATCGTCGAGCCAGTTGGTGTTGTCTCTCTGAGGCGCACGCTTCTCCAAGAACCACGGCGACCGGATTCCGCGCCAGGATGAAATCGCGCAATGTGGTGGTTTCCGGTTCGGAAAAGGTCTCCGCGCCGCCAGCCCCGGTAACGATCTGATTGTGCCATGTGGGATTGGCGGTCCAGCGACAGCCCCAGTTCCGATTCAGGTCTACGCCGCGGGCGTTGAAGCGACCGCGTAGTTCTCCGGGCGCGGAGGGACTGTTGACTGGCAGTTGGTAACTGCTAAGCCAGATTGGACCAATTTTCTCAGGGAGCGGGGGTGAATAGTTACCAAATATCCACCAGACGACCCAGAGACCGGGGAATACATGGAGTCGGTGGACAAGGTGGCGTTCGGTATATTGCCAGGTGAGCTTACAAGAATCAGCCGATGCAGAAGGGGGGGGGGATGAAGGCCATTGCGGCTTGTTTTTCGAGCCATATTCGGAGCCAAGAAGTAGGCAACTCAACCGATTGTTGGTACGGTTTTTGAGGAAGCCTGTGTCAGGTCTAATAGCGCCGCATCATACGTCGGGGCCACATGTCGCCAGTCGTAGTGCGCGGCGCTGCCGGCATTTTCCCCCGCCATCCCCCGAACATCATCCAGGTGCGTCAGCGCCCAGGTCAGTTTTTCCACCAACTGCGCCTGCGTATCATACAGGCACGCCTCGTGTGCCGTGGGCGGGAGCAGTTCCGGGTAGCTGAGGCGGCGCGGCAGCAGGGGGAATGTGTGGCAGTAGATGGCTTCCAGGATACTGATGCCGAAGAATTCATGATGGGCAGTGGAGATGGTGACGTCCGCCTGCCACAACAGGCGACGATAGTCGTCAGACTTCGCGTAGCCAAAATGAATGATGCGGGGGGCCAGCCGGGATCGGGCTTCATCAAACTCGGCGGGGCGGCGGCGGAAGTTTTCACCACAGAGGGCAAGGCGGAAGGGAATGCCGGCATCCACCACCCCATACAACGCCGCAAAAAAATCCGCCGGATTCTTGTCATACTCCCACCGCTGATTCCACAAAATCAGCGGCGGTTCGGCGGCGGACCGCGGCGCGGCAGGCGGCTGCAAACGCGCCAGATCAATCCCCACCGGCAGCACGCGGCTCTTATCGTGGATCGTCCCCACGGACGCCAACTCGTTCGCCTCTGGGAAATGCTTGAGGAAGTCGGGCAGCGCCGCGAGGAAGGCGTCGTGGTGATAATGGGAGTTGAACCAGACCTGATCGGCGGCCAGGGCGGAGGCGTAGTTGATGAAGGCGTAATGCTGGTCTCGCTGCCCCAACTGCCGCCGCCAGGGGCCGTCCTTGCCCGGACGTGGGGTGGGGTAGGTGAGTTGGTTTTCGTGGCAGTAGAGGATGGTGGGAATGCCGGCATTTCTCACCCGTGTCAGCGCCAGAAAAGTCGTCAGATCAAGCATGTCCGTTGCCATAAGAACGTCCGGCTGCCAGCTATGCGCCAGGAACCGGCGCGCCAGGGTGATGGCACCGCCATGCATGCGCCACTTCCAGTATCGTGCCGGCATCGTCAACAACCGCACCTCATGCCCACTGTGCCGCTGATACCCCTCCGCCCACGCCCGATGACTGCCGCCATGATACGGCGAAATGAGCATCACCTTCATAGCCGCCGCATCTTTTCGGCATTTCCGTCAAAATGATGATATAAATAGGGAAAATGCGGAATCGACTGCCGTGCTTCACTCGCACAAAGTGATATGCCGGCATTTGTGAAAATTATCATAAGACTAGCCACCATGCCCATTCTGTTGTATCATACCGCCGATTTGTGCTGTCTGAAGACACGCATCGTGCCACAAACCGCTTTGTTCACAAATGGAACATGAACTGTACTGGGATGCAACATACGCCATCGCCCGCGCGCTCATGCAACAGCACCCCAATCTCTCTCCCGAGGACGTCGGCCTGGAAGAACTCACGGACCTGGTCATCAAATTGCCCGGATTCGCCGATGATGAAGCCCTCGTCAACGAACAAATTCTACTCGACATCATCAAAGTCTGGTACGAGGAGGAAACAGAGTAAATGACAACAACCACTGGCATGTTAGCCCCCGATATGCCCATTCCAGACGAAGTGGCTAACAACATCTTCATCACCAGCCTGGACAAAATCTACAACTGGTCGCGGCGCAATTCCGTCTGGCCCATGGTTTTTGGCCTGGCCTGCTGCGCCATCGAAATGATCTGCACCGCTTCCAGCCGCTTTGACCTGGCCCGCTTTGGCATGGAGGTCTTCCGCGCCACGCCGCGCCAATCCGACCTGATGATCGTCTCCGGCACGGTGACGAAAAAGATGGTCCCCACCATCGTTCGCCTCTACAACCAGATGCCGGAACCGCGCTACGTCCTCAGCATGGGCGCGTGCGCCAGCGGCGGCGGTCCCTTCAAGGAAGGATACAACGTCGTGGACGGCATCGACAAATTCATTCCCGTAGACGTCTACGTGCCCGGCTGCCCGCCCACGCCGCAAGCCCTCATTAACGGCTTGATCGCCCTGCAAGAGAAGATTGACCAACAGTCGGTGACGACCGTACCCTGGTATCGTCGTGACACCCCCGCCGAATTCGTTCCCATCCCCGTGCTTGGCCCTGACCTGGTTGATGTGCGCCAACTGGAGATTATTCGGGAGCAAGCCCGGCAAGAAAGTTAACGGAGAAAGGTTTCAACATGAGCGATTCGGTGATGGAAGCAGAAGCAGTGGCCGTCGATCCGGTTGCGGATGCCATTGCTGCCTTAAAAGAGAAGTACGCGGATGTTTTGATGGATGATCCGCGTCAGAACTATACGGGTTTGATTGTGCCGGCAGATCACCTCCTGGACGTAGCTCAAACCCTGCGCGAAGACCTGGGATTTAACTACCTTTCCAGCGTCACCGGCGTGGACCTCATCGACGACAACAAAATGGAAGTCGTCTACCACACCTACAGCATCGACAAGGGCGGTAGCGCCGTCGTCCTCAAAGTCCAGGTAGACCGCGATGACCCCGTCGTCCCCTCCCTCACACCCGCCTGGCCCGGCGCTGATTTCCAGGAACGCGAGGCATGGGACCTGCTGGGCATTCGCTTTGACGGCCATCCCTACCTGAAGCGCATCCTCATGTGGGATGGCTTTGCCGGGCATCCGCTGCGCAAGGATTGGAAAGAAGCCTTCTACGAGGAAGAGAAAAAGCCCTTTGGCTCCCGCTGGCCCGGTGGTGACGTCTACCGCGCGGAAACCCTTAACCCCTACGGCAGAAACGTCAAATACCCCGGCGGATGGCTCCCCGATGACCTCGCCATCGACACGGACGCCGAAGTGTACGCCGGCCTCACCGTTTCTCATCCCTCCTACATGAAGACGGACACTGTCACCGTGAACCTGGGGCCGCAGCACCCTTCCACCCACGGCGTGTTCCGCATGGTCGTCACCCTGGACGGCGAGACCATCGTGGACCTCAAGCCCGTCATGGGGTATTTGCACCGCAACCACGAGAAAATCGGCGAACGAAACACCTGGCTGCAAAACATCCCCTACACGGACCGGCTCGACTACCTCGCCTCTATGTGCAACAACCACGGCTATGTCTTGGCCGTGGAGAAACTCCTCGGTTCTAGCGTGCCAGAGCGCGTCGAATGGATCCGCATCCTCATGGCGGAGTTGACGCGAATCGCCAACCATCTGTGGGCGTTGGGCTTCCTCCTCAACGACCTGGGCGCGCTGCAAACCCCCATGCTCTACTTCTACATTGAGCGCGAATTGATTCTGGACTTCTTTGAAGCTGCCGCCGGTTCACGCATGATGTGCAACTACATGCGCTTTGGCGGCCTCGCCTTTGACCTACCCAAAGTGGTGCGCGAACAGGAAACGATGTCTTTCTTGCGCGAACTGGTCGATGAGCGGCTGCCACGCGCAATGGAAGAGTGGCGTCGGTTGGTTGAAGGAAACGAGATCGTCCGCGCCCGCAGCATTGGCGTCGGCTACCTCTCGCCTGAGGATGCCATCGCCATGAGTTGCGCCGGTCCGCTGCTGCGCGCCAGCGGCGTCCCCTACGACGTGCGTCGCGCCGAACCGTATTCCTACTACGACAAACTCGATTGGGACGTGGCCGTTCGCTACAATGGCGACGTGTATGATCGACTGCTGGTGCGCCTGGATGAAATGGAGCAGAGTCTGCGTATTCTGCGCCAGGTGCTGCCCCACCTGCAAGCAACCGCCGGCGGCCCGATTTTCGATGGCAAGCCGCAATACTCTATTCGCGTTCCCAAAGGGGGCGATGCCTATGGTCGCGTGGAGAATCCCAAAGGGGAACTCGGCTACTACGTCACCGCCACGCCCAAGGGCAGCAACCCGGAGCGTTACCACATTCGCGCCCCATCTTTCATCAACCTGACAGCGCTGGGGCCGATGTGCTTGAATCACAAAGTGGCCGATGTTGTCACCATTTTGGGCAGCATCGACATCGTGTTGGGCGAAGTGGACAGGTGATTTGAAGGCGGAAACGAGAAGGCGGAAATTGGCAGGTGACTCGCGCAAATCCTTCACCCTTCCGCCCTCGTCCTTCTACCTATTTAGTAACCACTAACGCTCTCTGGAGATTGGACCAATTTCACCAGAAAAATTGGTCCAATCCGGCTTAGCAGTTACCCTTTTTAAGGAGTTTGTATGTACGGATCAGGAATTCTTAAGGGAATGGCGGTAACGATCAAGCACTTCGTGAATACATACCGCGAGGACCTGGCCTGGTATTTCAAAGGTGGCCGTTATTACAATGACGAGGCACTGAAAGTGCGGCAGAGTTTGAAGGGCACGGGCGCCATTACGGTGAATTACCCCGAAGAGAAACTGCCCGTGCCAGAGCGTTTCCGCTTCGTTCCCTTTCTTGTGTCTGACGATCCGGCTCCGGGTCAGCAGTGGGGGCATGATTGGTGTACGTCCTGTGGCATTTGCGCCAAGGTGTGCCCGCCCCAGTGCATCTGGATCAAGCGCGGGACGCTGCCGAATGGGCGACCGAAGCCGGAACCGGAAGAGTTTTACATTGACATTGACATTTGCATGAACTGCGGCTTTTGCGCCGAGTATTGCCCGTTCGACGCGATTAAGATGGACCACGACTATGAACTGGCCAGCTATGATCGCACGTCCGCGCACATTCATGACAAAGAGCGCCTGAGCAAGCCGCTCAGTTACTGGCAGTCGATTGCGCCGGAGCGGGCGCGTATGGAAGCGGAAGTCCGCGATGCGGAGAAGGCCGCCAAAGAAAAGAAAAAGGCTGAACGCGGGCGCTAGCGTTGTTTTGAGTTTGGCTCAATCAATGGGAACGAGCCAAATGCCGGCATGATATTCAGGGGTGGCTTATACAAGTCACCCTTTTGCTTTGCCCACCCACCAACCAACACAACGGTGCGTCGGGCAAATGGAGGCGTATTGGGATGTTCAAAAAGAACCCGGTGACCGAAGAGGCCGTGAAGGCGGCTTTGTCTACCGTGATTGAGCCGGAGCTTCATCGGGACCTCGTCTCGCTCAACATGATCCGGAATTTGCAGGTGAGTGGTGGAGATGTGACGTTCACGATTATGCTGACCACGCCGGCTTGCCCCCTGCGCGGCAAGATGGAGGCGGACGCGCGCGCGGCGCTGTCGCACGTGGCGGGCATCACCAACGTAACCATCAACTGGGATGCCAACGTGCCCCGCGACCGCCGCATTGGGGAGCAGGTAGGGCAGCAGTTCCGCAACACGATTGCCGTCACCAGCGGCAAGGGCGGCGTAGGGAAATCAACGGTGTCCGTGAATCTGGCGGTGGCATTGGCGCAGAAAGGGGCGCGTGTGGGGCTGCTGGATGCGGATATTTTGGGGCCGAATGTGCCTATGATGATGGGGGTGGACCATCTGCCGCCGCCACGTAATCGCAAACTGGTGCCGGCAGAAAAATACGGCGTCAAATTCATCTCCATGGCCTTTCTCGTCAAACCGGACCAGCCCCTCATCTGGCGTGGCCCCATGTTGCACAGCGCCATCAACCAACTCCTCACCGACGTGGAGTGGGGCGAACTGGACTACCTGGTCGTGGACCTGCCACCGGGCACGGGTGACGCGCAGTTGACGCTGGCGCAGGTGTTGCCCGTCACCGGCGCGCTAATCGTGACGCAGCCGATGGCCGTGGCCGCCGCCGATGCCCTGCGCAGCTATAAGATGTTCGAGAAGCTGGATGTCTCCATTATTGGCGTGGTGGAGAACATGAGCGGCGAGTTTTTTGGCACGGGTGCCGGCAAAAAACTGGCCGACGACCACAACCTCCCCTATCTGGGTAGCATTCCCCTGGACATGAACGTGCGTGTTGGTGGCGACAGCGGCGAACCCGTCGTGGCTGCCCATCCCGACTCCCCGGCGGCGCAGGCGCTGCGCGAAATCAGCCAGCAAGTGGCCGCCCGCGTCAGTGTCCTCACGCTGGCGAATCAGTCCGACTTCATTCCCATCCAGTTGATTGGTTGACCCACATCCATCCCAGAGGATGCCGCGGAATGAGGTTCCGCCACGGAACCTCATTCCGGCTCAATTCGTGTCATTGCGCGCTCGTGAGAAGATGCGGCCAGGAAGGCCAGCGAGAGGGCCATCATCGCCAGGCTGAGGCTGGCGGGGTTGAAGGGCGCGGCATAAAGATGTGGCTGCACGAGCAAGGGGGCCATTCCCAACCCGATCAGCACCGCGATGTTCAGCCAGTGTAGGGGGCGCGCCAGGCGCGGCCAGAGGAACAACAGGCCGAAGAGAATTTCCAGCCAGCCGAAGATGGTGACGTATGTTTCTGGGGCGATAAATGCCGGCATCATCGCCCCCACCAACGCCGTTTCCCCCATCTGCGGAAACATCAGCTTCGGTACCAGCCCCTGGTAAAGCCACAGCAGCGCCAGCGCCCCATGAATCACCGCCTGAAAAGGCGACAACACATCCTCGTCAGCCATGATCGGAGCCATCCCCGCCGGAAAACGGTAAGCATACGTCCCCATCGTCCCTTGCCCCCAACCCTCATCCTCCTCACGCTCGCCGCCACGGAGGGCCTGCTGCCTGTCCAGAAAACGTTCCGCCAACCTCAAGCCCACCTGCGCCTCCCGGTCCAGCGCCAGCGCATGAACCGTAAAAGCCGCCCGCGACGCTTGCCGCCGGGCGAACGCGCGCCGCAGCCGCTCATGCGCCTGCCAGCCCCGCCACCACTGCCGCGCCGCATGGAGGAAGGCCGCCGCCAGGCCCAACGTCAGCCCCACCAGCGGGGGCGCGTCGCGCAGGGCGGCCATCAGCACGGTGAAGATAAACAACGCCGCCACAATGGCTACGATTTCCAAACGATTCCGACAGGAGCCGGGAGGAGGATTGGTCTGCTGCATGGCTGGCGAACTCCACGGCTGGAGGTTGGCGTCGAACGGGATGCCAGCCCCTCAGTTTCTTGCCTTCCGGCGCGAGTGATAACGGTAACAGCGCGAACAAACGCCAGTATAACAATGACCTTCTCTTTTCTCCAGGTTCAATTGCCGGCATTACGCGAACCCAAGATTGAGTTCACTGAAAAAACCGGGTTTTTTGATTGTCCGGCTGAAATTACCAGAGTGGTTCATGTGTAAAAACCCGGTTTTTGACCTTTTTTCAGTAGAGCCAAGATTATTCGCGCGTGATTTCTGCTTTACGTAATACGATTCACACATTACAATAGACCCATGAGCCTGGATAATCCTTTCTTTCATCGTGGCGCCATCCGGCGGGCGCAAGAATTTCATGGCCGGGGCAAGGAGATTGCCCAGATTTTGGGTTTGCTGCGCAACGGACAGAGTGTCTCTCTCATTGGTCCGCGCCGTATTG
Proteins encoded in this window:
- a CDS encoding NADH-quinone oxidoreductase subunit D, which codes for MDDPRQNYTGLIVPADHLLDVAQTLREDLGFNYLSSVTGVDLIDDNKMEVVYHTYSIDKGGSAVVLKVQVDRDDPVVPSLTPAWPGADFQEREAWDLLGIRFDGHPYLKRILMWDGFAGHPLRKDWKEAFYEEEKKPFGSRWPGGDVYRAETLNPYGRNVKYPGGWLPDDLAIDTDAEVYAGLTVSHPSYMKTDTVTVNLGPQHPSTHGVFRMVVTLDGETIVDLKPVMGYLHRNHEKIGERNTWLQNIPYTDRLDYLASMCNNHGYVLAVEKLLGSSVPERVEWIRILMAELTRIANHLWALGFLLNDLGALQTPMLYFYIERELILDFFEAAAGSRMMCNYMRFGGLAFDLPKVVREQETMSFLRELVDERLPRAMEEWRRLVEGNEIVRARSIGVGYLSPEDAIAMSCAGPLLRASGVPYDVRRAEPYSYYDKLDWDVAVRYNGDVYDRLLVRLDEMEQSLRILRQVLPHLQATAGGPIFDGKPQYSIRVPKGGDAYGRVENPKGELGYYVTATPKGSNPERYHIRAPSFINLTALGPMCLNHKVADVVTILGSIDIVLGEVDR
- a CDS encoding 4Fe-4S binding protein translates to MAVTIKHFVNTYREDLAWYFKGGRYYNDEALKVRQSLKGTGAITVNYPEEKLPVPERFRFVPFLVSDDPAPGQQWGHDWCTSCGICAKVCPPQCIWIKRGTLPNGRPKPEPEEFYIDIDICMNCGFCAEYCPFDAIKMDHDYELASYDRTSAHIHDKERLSKPLSYWQSIAPERARMEAEVRDAEKAAKEKKKAERGR
- a CDS encoding Mrp/NBP35 family ATP-binding protein produces the protein MFKKNPVTEEAVKAALSTVIEPELHRDLVSLNMIRNLQVSGGDVTFTIMLTTPACPLRGKMEADARAALSHVAGITNVTINWDANVPRDRRIGEQVGQQFRNTIAVTSGKGGVGKSTVSVNLAVALAQKGARVGLLDADILGPNVPMMMGVDHLPPPRNRKLVPAEKYGVKFISMAFLVKPDQPLIWRGPMLHSAINQLLTDVEWGELDYLVVDLPPGTGDAQLTLAQVLPVTGALIVTQPMAVAAADALRSYKMFEKLDVSIIGVVENMSGEFFGTGAGKKLADDHNLPYLGSIPLDMNVRVGGDSGEPVVAAHPDSPAAQALREISQQVAARVSVLTLANQSDFIPIQLIG
- a CDS encoding DoxX-like family protein; protein product: MQQTNPPPGSCRNRLEIVAIVAALFIFTVLMAALRDAPPLVGLTLGLAAAFLHAARQWWRGWQAHERLRRAFARRQASRAAFTVHALALDREAQVGLRLAERFLDRQQALRGGEREEDEGWGQGTMGTYAYRFPAGMAPIMADEDVLSPFQAVIHGALALLWLYQGLVPKLMFPQMGETALVGAMMPAFIAPETYVTIFGWLEILFGLLFLWPRLARPLHWLNIAVLIGLGMAPLLVQPHLYAAPFNPASLSLAMMALSLAFLAASSHERAMTRIEPE